One stretch of Priestia megaterium DNA includes these proteins:
- the thrC gene encoding threonine synthase: protein MWKGLLAEYKEFLPVTEKTPMLTLHEGNTPLIHLAHLSKELGIDLHVKVEGLNPTGSFKDRGMVMAVAKAKEEGSNTVICASTGNTSAAAAAYASRAGMRCIVVIPNGKIAMGKLAQAVMYGAEIVAIEGNFDQALSMVRKLSETSPVALVNSVNPYRIEGQKTASFEICEQLGKAPDVLAIPVGNAGNITAYWKGFKEYSERHQTSLPHMHGFEAEGAAAIVRNQVIENPETIATAIRIGNPASWDYAVNAAKESNGKIDEVTDEQILEAYRTIARKEGVFAEPGSCASIAGVFKDVASGKIAKGSTVVAVLTGNGLKDPNVAIDAHNVKPVVLPNDEEKVFEYIQGVVASC from the coding sequence ATGTGGAAAGGTCTATTAGCTGAATATAAAGAATTTTTACCTGTAACAGAGAAAACACCTATGCTTACACTACATGAAGGAAATACGCCCTTAATTCATCTTGCTCATTTATCAAAAGAGCTAGGCATTGATTTACACGTGAAAGTAGAAGGGTTAAATCCAACGGGGTCATTTAAAGACCGCGGAATGGTAATGGCTGTAGCAAAAGCAAAAGAAGAAGGAAGCAATACGGTTATTTGTGCATCTACCGGTAACACATCCGCAGCTGCAGCAGCTTATGCATCACGCGCTGGCATGCGCTGTATCGTTGTTATTCCAAATGGGAAAATTGCGATGGGGAAATTAGCTCAAGCTGTTATGTATGGTGCAGAAATTGTAGCAATTGAAGGAAACTTTGACCAAGCGCTTTCTATGGTTCGTAAGCTAAGTGAAACATCACCAGTTGCACTTGTAAACTCCGTGAACCCATACCGTATTGAAGGGCAAAAAACAGCTTCTTTCGAGATTTGTGAACAGCTTGGAAAAGCGCCTGACGTTTTAGCTATCCCAGTGGGGAATGCAGGTAATATTACAGCTTACTGGAAAGGATTCAAAGAATACAGTGAACGTCACCAAACGTCTCTTCCTCATATGCACGGGTTTGAAGCAGAAGGTGCAGCGGCGATCGTGCGTAATCAAGTTATCGAAAATCCAGAAACAATTGCAACGGCTATTCGAATCGGAAATCCAGCAAGCTGGGATTATGCTGTAAACGCAGCAAAAGAATCAAACGGAAAAATTGATGAAGTAACAGATGAACAAATCTTAGAAGCATATCGTACAATTGCACGCAAAGAAGGTGTATTTGCAGAGCCAGGTTCTTGCGCTTCAATAGCTGGTGTGTTTAAAGATGTAGCTTCTGGTAAAATTGCAAAAGGTTCAACGGTTGTCGCTGTACTAACAGGTAACGGATTAAAAGATCCAAACGTAGCAATCGATGCTCACAATGTAAAGCCAGTGGTTTTACCAAATGATGAAGAAAAGGTATTTGAGTATATCCAAGGTGTCGTTGCTTCATGCTAG
- a CDS encoding homoserine dehydrogenase has protein sequence MTKSISVGLLGLGTVGSGVVKIIENHQDKLSHQVGCPVEVKKVVVKDIDKKRDVEISEDKLTTNVEDVLHNAEIDVVIEVMGGVEETRDYILTALRNKKHVVTANKDLMAVYGSELLTVASENSCDLFYEASVAGGIPILRGLADGLASDRITKMMGIVNGTTNFILTKMTKEGSAYDEVLKEAQDLGYAEADPTSDVGGLDAARKMAILATLGFSMKIDLDDVRVQGITEVTEDDLQYSKQLGYTMKLIGYAHRDGDNVEVSVQPTLLADTHPLASVSDEYNAVYVYGEAVGETMFYGPGAGSLPTATAVVSDLVGVMKNMRLGVNGKSAVTPQYPKQLKTEDEMFSKHFLRIHVKDQVGAFAKLTTLFSERGVSFEKIIQLPVKGSELAEIVVVTHKTSQKDYEEILQQLRDLPIVENVKSSYRVEGVGTV, from the coding sequence ATGACAAAAAGTATTTCAGTAGGATTATTAGGGTTAGGAACGGTAGGAAGCGGAGTAGTCAAAATTATTGAAAATCATCAGGATAAATTAAGTCATCAAGTCGGATGTCCTGTAGAAGTTAAGAAAGTAGTAGTTAAAGATATTGATAAGAAACGTGACGTAGAAATCAGTGAAGATAAATTAACAACGAATGTTGAAGACGTTTTACATAACGCGGAGATTGACGTTGTCATTGAAGTAATGGGTGGCGTTGAAGAAACAAGAGATTATATCTTAACAGCCCTTCGTAATAAAAAGCATGTTGTAACGGCAAACAAAGATTTAATGGCAGTTTACGGCTCAGAATTATTAACAGTAGCTTCTGAAAATAGCTGTGATTTATTTTATGAAGCAAGTGTAGCAGGCGGTATTCCAATTCTTCGTGGATTAGCAGATGGATTAGCATCTGATCGTATTACCAAAATGATGGGAATTGTAAATGGAACAACAAACTTCATTTTAACGAAAATGACAAAAGAAGGAAGCGCTTATGATGAAGTGTTAAAAGAAGCGCAGGATTTAGGATATGCTGAAGCGGATCCAACTTCTGACGTAGGTGGTTTAGATGCTGCTCGCAAAATGGCAATCTTGGCTACACTAGGCTTTTCAATGAAAATTGACTTGGATGATGTTCGTGTTCAAGGTATTACAGAAGTAACAGAAGACGACTTGCAATATAGTAAACAATTAGGCTATACGATGAAGCTGATTGGATATGCACATCGTGACGGAGACAATGTAGAAGTTAGTGTTCAACCAACTCTTTTAGCAGATACACATCCTCTTGCTTCAGTAAGCGATGAGTACAACGCTGTATATGTATACGGAGAAGCTGTCGGCGAGACGATGTTTTATGGACCGGGGGCAGGAAGCCTGCCAACTGCCACTGCTGTTGTATCAGATTTAGTAGGTGTTATGAAAAACATGCGTTTAGGTGTGAATGGGAAAAGTGCGGTAACACCTCAGTATCCAAAACAGTTAAAAACAGAAGATGAAATGTTCTCGAAGCATTTCTTACGTATTCATGTTAAAGATCAAGTTGGAGCATTTGCAAAATTAACAACACTATTTTCAGAGCGTGGCGTGAGCTTCGAAAAAATTATCCAACTTCCTGTGAAAGGAAGCGAATTAGCTGAAATTGTTGTTGTTACACACAAAACATCTCAAAAAGATTATGAGGAAATCCTTCAGCAGCTTCGGGATTTACCAATTGTAGAAAATGTAAAAAGCAGTTACCGCGTAGAGGGAGTTGGCACAGTATGA